From a region of the Arachis ipaensis cultivar K30076 chromosome B09, Araip1.1, whole genome shotgun sequence genome:
- the LOC107615570 gene encoding uncharacterized protein LOC107615570: MAEREPNTLPSDTIPNPKEECKVVQLKSKRTLVNDKETNKKPVENHEAINKEQMTVKDKQDQEKLKEKEEPQASKKGKQAIEEQSQEQRTMVKTHIPPLPYPQRFNRELKDQQFLNAVIQRGLPPKLKDPGSFILSCTMGNKTLDKALCDLGASINLMPLSIMKKLAIEEVKPTRMSLQMADRSLKIPNGIVENLLVKIGEFIFPTDFIILDMKEEGHSSVILGRPFLAIARAIIDVEKGEMTLRVHDEKMIINVFKAMQHPLEKEKHMRVEMIEEVEEELLEDED; the protein is encoded by the exons ATGGCTGAAAGAGAACCTAAtacactaccaagtgacaccattcccaatcccaaggaggaatgtaAAGTAGTCCAATTAAAGAGTAAAAGAACCTTGGTAAATGACAAAGAAACCAACAAGAAGCCTGTGGAGAATCATGAGGCCATCAATAAAGAGCAAATGACAGTTAAAGATAAGCAAGACCAAGAAAAACTCAAGGAAAAAGAGGAACCTCAAGCTTCAAAGAAAGGAAAGCAAGCTATTGAGGAACAGTCACAAGAACAAAGGACAATGGTGAAGACTCACATCCCTcctttgccatatcctcaaaggttcaataGAGAGCTTAAAGATCAACAGTTCCTCAA TGCTGTCATCCAAAGAGGTCTTCctccaaagctcaaagatccaggaagcttcatCCTATCCTGCACTATGGGCAACAAAACATTGGACAAGGCTctctgtgacttaggagccagcatcaatttaatgcccctcTCAATAATGAAGAAGCTTGCAATAGAGGAAgtcaaacccaccaggatgtcactccAAATGGCTGACAGATCACTTAAGATACCAAATGGGATTGTGGAAAATTTATTAGTGAAGATTGGAGAATTCATTTTCCCTACTGACTTTATTATCTTGGACATGAAAGAAGAGGGACACAGTTCAGTCATATTGGGACGGCCTTTTTTAGCAAtagcaagagccatcattgatgtggagaAAGGGGAGATGACCCTCAGGGTGCATGATGAAAagatgatcatcaatgtcttcaAGGCCATGCAACaccctctagaaaaggaaaagcacATGAGAGTGGAAATGATAGAAGAAGTGGAAGAGGAGCTACTGGAAGATGAAGACtag
- the LOC107616930 gene encoding GPI transamidase component PIG-S-like, whose translation MSGGSEGNSIRSEFMPVGADGRFSLLNAEPQDWIYDWSFHEIDKTLLHPVIQALQPIANITVESQVLYYTPKSSFSYWDDIHGSHIFSTKDLPFFLNSNEWHLDTSVAAGGRSKVLQLVVYIPSAKECPLQLELPNGDLSKTNGFISPMWGGVVVWNPESCVKDLESKDPDRRVISPQVFLLVC comes from the exons ATGAGTGGCGGGAGTGAAGGGAATTCGATTCGCAGTGAGTTCATGCCGGTTGGTGCTGATGGCAGGTTCAGTTTGCTCAATGCAGAGCCACAAGATTGGATATATGATTG GAGTTTTCATGAAATTGACAAGACTCTGTTGCATCCTGTGATCCAAGCTTTGCAACCTATAGCAAACATAACGGTTGAAAGCCAG GTTTTATACTACACGCCAAAGTCTTCTTTTTCGTACTGGGATGATATACACGGAAGCCACATATTCAGTACCAAGGATCTTCCTTTCTTT CTTAATTCAAATGAGTGGCATCTAGATACTTCAGTTGCAGCGGGAGGGAGATCTAAAGTATTGCAACTTGTGGT GTATATACCATCTGCAAAGGAATGTCCTCTGCAATTGGAGCTTCCAAATGGAGATCTCTCCAAGACTAATGGCTTTATATCTCCT ATGTGGGGTGGTGTTGTTGTATGGAATCCCGAAAGTTGTGTAAAGGATTTGGAGAGTAAAGATCCAGACAGACGTGTGATTTCTCCCCAGGTTTTCCTTTTAGTTTGTTAA